The Kiritimatiellia bacterium genome has a window encoding:
- a CDS encoding long-chain fatty acid--CoA ligase encodes MAASTTTDAAGSLVEAFRAAARATPDAVAVLFGGRATTYAALEAGTDRVAAAFAARGVKPGDRIGLYCINSDAFVIAYFGIVKAGAVVVPINLLLNPKEIAFILDDAGARALIYFEAFAQNVQILKPQVRNLEWTVCVGAQNPLGDIPFASLLTAEGPCPRPPVNAAEDLVAIIYTSGTTGRPKGAMLTHRNLVSNVRSVHAALRFEPGRDVVLVVLPMFHAFAATAAMLSPLLAGCMIVPLPKFDPAQASEAIRASGATLFMGVPSMFNLLLRLPPEDTAKLASLRFAVSGGAAMPVEIMRQFEERFGKVVYEGDGPTECSPVTCVNPIGGRRKLGTVGLPVPGVEMKIMDGQGRELPRGQIGELCVRGPNVMKGYWRLPAETAEAFFGEWFRTGDLGTEDEDGYFSIVDRKKDMIIVNGMNVYPRVVEELLYKHPAVREAAVIGEPDDLHGEVPVAYLSLKEGAAATEAQVRAFCRESLGRHEIPRRVVFLPDLPKNAAGKIMKRELRKDGERERGVP; translated from the coding sequence GTGGCAGCGAGTACCACTACTGACGCGGCCGGCAGTCTTGTCGAGGCGTTCCGGGCGGCCGCCCGGGCCACCCCCGACGCCGTCGCGGTGTTGTTCGGCGGCCGCGCCACGACTTACGCTGCGCTGGAGGCCGGGACCGACCGGGTCGCCGCGGCCTTCGCGGCGCGCGGGGTGAAGCCCGGCGACCGCATCGGATTGTATTGCATCAACTCGGACGCCTTCGTCATCGCCTACTTCGGCATCGTCAAGGCCGGCGCCGTGGTCGTGCCGATCAACCTTCTGCTCAATCCGAAGGAAATCGCCTTCATTCTGGACGACGCCGGCGCGCGGGCGCTGATTTATTTCGAGGCGTTCGCCCAGAACGTCCAAATCCTCAAGCCCCAGGTCCGAAATCTCGAGTGGACTGTTTGCGTCGGGGCGCAGAATCCGTTGGGCGATATCCCCTTCGCCTCCTTGCTGACGGCCGAGGGGCCGTGTCCACGGCCGCCCGTGAACGCGGCGGAGGACCTGGTTGCGATCATCTACACCTCGGGCACGACGGGCCGGCCGAAGGGGGCCATGCTGACGCACCGGAACCTCGTGAGCAACGTGCGCAGCGTCCATGCCGCGCTGCGCTTCGAGCCCGGCCGGGATGTCGTGCTGGTGGTGCTGCCGATGTTCCACGCCTTCGCGGCGACCGCCGCCATGCTCTCGCCGCTGCTGGCCGGGTGCATGATCGTCCCGCTGCCGAAGTTCGACCCGGCGCAGGCGTCCGAGGCGATCCGCGCCTCCGGCGCCACGCTCTTTATGGGCGTGCCAAGCATGTTCAACCTGCTGCTCCGGCTCCCGCCGGAAGACACGGCCAAGCTGGCGTCGCTGCGGTTCGCTGTCTCGGGCGGCGCGGCGATGCCCGTCGAGATCATGCGCCAGTTCGAGGAGCGGTTCGGCAAGGTGGTCTACGAGGGCGACGGCCCCACCGAGTGCTCGCCCGTGACCTGCGTAAACCCGATCGGCGGGCGGCGCAAACTTGGCACCGTCGGCCTGCCCGTGCCCGGCGTCGAGATGAAGATCATGGACGGGCAGGGGCGGGAGCTTCCGCGCGGGCAGATCGGCGAGTTATGCGTGCGCGGACCCAACGTAATGAAGGGCTACTGGAGGCTGCCGGCGGAGACCGCGGAGGCGTTCTTCGGCGAATGGTTCCGCACCGGCGACCTGGGAACCGAGGACGAGGACGGCTACTTCTCCATCGTGGACCGTAAGAAGGACATGATCATCGTCAACGGGATGAACGTGTATCCCCGTGTCGTCGAGGAGCTCTTGTACAAGCATCCGGCCGTCCGCGAGGCCGCCGTGATCGGCGAGCCGGACGACCTGCACGGCGAGGTGCCCGTGGCGTACCTCTCGCTCAAGGAAGGCGCCGCGGCGACCGAGGCGCAGGTGCGCGCGTTTTGCCGGGAGAGCCTCGGCCGGCATGAAATCCCGCGCCGGGTCGTGTTCCTTCCCGACCTGCCGAAAAACGCGGCGGGCAAGATCATGAAACGCGAACTGCGCAAGGACGGCGAACGCGAAAGGGGCGTGCCGTGA
- a CDS encoding CAAX prenyl protease-related protein has product MMDHKLRDTLAHVAPFAAWIALIYLPGSPSGWTYAARALVGLALFLGLRPWGGYAPLRVRNLPLAAGVGVAVFAVWILPETKWAAQWPALREFYLKYAVLPWGRLPEVVSPPPYAPETCGWPLTVVRLLGSAVIISFIEEFFWRGFIYRWITARDFRSVDLGVYVRNAFFITALLFGLEHDRWLVGILAGLAYGALAIRTRDLWAAGIAHAITNFLLGLYVVATGQYGFW; this is encoded by the coding sequence GTGATGGATCACAAGCTTCGCGACACCCTGGCCCACGTGGCGCCCTTTGCCGCGTGGATCGCTTTGATCTACCTCCCCGGTTCGCCGTCGGGCTGGACCTACGCGGCGCGCGCCCTGGTCGGCCTGGCGCTCTTCCTGGGGCTCCGCCCGTGGGGCGGCTATGCCCCATTGCGGGTTCGGAATCTGCCGCTGGCCGCGGGAGTGGGCGTCGCGGTCTTCGCGGTCTGGATCCTGCCCGAGACGAAATGGGCGGCTCAATGGCCGGCCTTGCGGGAGTTCTACCTGAAGTACGCCGTGCTTCCCTGGGGCCGTCTGCCGGAGGTTGTTTCGCCGCCGCCCTACGCGCCGGAAACCTGCGGCTGGCCGCTGACCGTCGTCCGCCTGCTCGGGTCGGCCGTCATCATCTCCTTCATAGAGGAGTTCTTCTGGCGCGGCTTCATATACCGGTGGATCACCGCCCGGGATTTCCGGTCGGTGGACCTGGGCGTTTACGTCCGCAACGCTTTCTTCATCACGGCGCTGCTGTTCGGCCTGGAGCACGACCGCTGGCTGGTCGGCATCCTGGCCGGACTCGCCTACGGGGCGCTGGCGATCCGGACCCGCGACCTGTGGGCGGCCGGCATCGCCCACGCGATCACGAACTTCCTGCTGGGCCTCTACGTCGTCGCGACGGGCCAGTATGGATTCTGGTAA
- a CDS encoding GNAT family N-acetyltransferase → MILRAIKESDARAVHDAYASDPEATRFLAWRAHTTLGETKAFLRQARRTWRQGTEHLWAVIVKRGGLIGSAGIRPCGPRIEIGYVLGRAWWGRGYATEAARAMRAWAMKQPRVYRVWATCDVENKASARVLEKIGMTREGILRKWIVRPAMDSAPRDSFCYSSIKPRKPGRRRRPARTGKER, encoded by the coding sequence TTGATTTTGCGCGCTATCAAGGAGAGCGACGCCCGGGCCGTGCACGACGCCTATGCCTCCGATCCCGAGGCGACACGCTTCCTCGCCTGGCGGGCCCACACGACGCTTGGAGAGACGAAGGCGTTCCTTCGCCAGGCCCGCCGGACCTGGCGCCAGGGAACCGAGCACCTGTGGGCCGTGATCGTCAAGCGTGGCGGGTTGATCGGATCCGCCGGGATCCGCCCCTGCGGACCGAGGATCGAGATCGGATATGTCCTTGGCCGGGCCTGGTGGGGGCGGGGGTACGCCACGGAAGCGGCCCGGGCGATGCGGGCGTGGGCGATGAAGCAGCCGCGGGTATACCGGGTGTGGGCGACCTGCGACGTGGAGAACAAGGCCTCGGCCCGCGTCCTCGAAAAAATAGGCATGACACGGGAAGGTATTCTTAGAAAATGGATCGTGCGCCCCGCCATGGACTCCGCGCCGCGAGATTCATTCTGCTACTCGAGCATCAAACCTCGTAAGCCGGGAAGACGCCGGAGGCCCGCGCGAACCGGCAAGGAGCGATGA
- a CDS encoding methyltransferase domain-containing protein, with amino-acid sequence MADQSSVWAAFFNGHAPLYDGNCFTQNTPYEVQFLVRELGLKPGMSILDLGCGTGRHAVELARLGFRVTGVDLSAGMLAQARAKAAAAGVDATWIQEDATRFSAGESFDAAICLCEGAFGLLGAGDDALAQPAAILRNVAAALKPGAPCLFTVLNGYRMARRHRQEDVASGEFDPLSLTETTDCTTGDKAAMRERGFVPTELGLLFGAAGLTVDHIWGGTAGAWNKGPVQLDEMELMVVAHKPPAA; translated from the coding sequence ATGGCGGATCAATCCAGCGTGTGGGCGGCTTTTTTCAATGGGCACGCGCCGTTGTATGACGGCAACTGCTTTACCCAAAATACACCGTACGAAGTGCAGTTCCTGGTCCGGGAACTCGGGCTGAAGCCCGGGATGAGCATCCTGGACCTCGGCTGCGGCACCGGCCGGCACGCCGTCGAACTGGCCAGGCTCGGTTTCCGCGTGACCGGCGTAGATCTTTCCGCCGGCATGCTGGCGCAGGCCCGGGCCAAGGCGGCCGCCGCCGGGGTTGACGCGACGTGGATACAGGAAGACGCGACCCGGTTCTCGGCCGGGGAATCCTTCGATGCTGCGATCTGTCTCTGCGAGGGGGCGTTCGGCCTGTTGGGCGCCGGGGACGATGCGTTGGCGCAGCCCGCGGCCATCCTGCGGAACGTGGCCGCGGCCCTGAAACCGGGCGCGCCCTGCCTGTTCACGGTGCTCAACGGCTACCGGATGGCCCGCCGGCATCGGCAGGAGGATGTGGCCTCGGGAGAATTCGATCCCCTGTCCCTGACCGAAACTACGGACTGCACCACGGGGGACAAGGCCGCGATGAGGGAGCGGGGCTTTGTGCCCACGGAACTGGGCCTGTTGTTTGGCGCGGCCGGGTTGACCGTGGACCACATCTGGGGCGGCACGGCGGGCGCGTGGAACAAGGGGCCGGTGCAACTGGACGAGATGGAACTGATGGTGGTGGCGCACAAGCCGCCCGCCGCCTGA
- a CDS encoding glutamine--tRNA ligase/YqeY domain fusion protein: protein MKNEATPDAAPAKHFIRQIIEEDLRAGKNGGRVVTRFPPEPNGYLHIGHAKAICIDFGMAREYGGECHLRMDDTNPTKEEVEYIESIQEDVRWLGFDWGKHFYFASDCFGRMFDCCAELIRKGKAYVCGLTQEEWSKNYRGAPPAPGKESPFRNRPAGESLRLFEEMRAGKHADGTLCVRAKIDMTSPNLHLRDPVLYRILHAEHPHTGNAWCVYPTYDFAHPLEDAFEGITHSLCTLEFEVHRPLYDWVIENLDGLPSRPRQYEFARLNLTYTVMSKRRLLELVNEGRVKGWDDPRMPTIGGLRRRGYTPEAIRAFVEAVGVTKFESLSDVALLEHCVRDDLNKRAARRLAVLNPRRVIIENAADLPASVKAVNNPEDESAGARDVPISGELFIEADDFMETPPPKYFRLTPGGSVRIRYAGFLTCLRVEGDAVVCRWSPPEASLKVKGTIHWVSAKHAVPAEIRLYDRLFNVEDPMAKAAAEGKDYHEFLNPASMQTVAGFVEAGLAGAKPLEHFQFERLGYFNADPDSAPGKPVFNRTVTLKDSWAKEAMRETEHGRSSNNTSREDRRH, encoded by the coding sequence ATGAAAAACGAAGCCACTCCGGACGCGGCGCCAGCGAAGCATTTCATCCGGCAGATCATCGAGGAGGACCTGCGCGCCGGGAAAAACGGCGGGCGGGTTGTCACCCGTTTCCCGCCGGAGCCGAACGGCTACTTGCACATCGGGCATGCCAAGGCGATCTGCATCGATTTCGGCATGGCCCGCGAGTATGGCGGCGAGTGCCACCTGCGGATGGACGACACGAACCCGACCAAGGAGGAGGTCGAGTACATCGAGTCCATCCAGGAGGACGTCCGCTGGCTGGGCTTCGACTGGGGGAAGCATTTCTACTTCGCCTCCGACTGCTTCGGGCGGATGTTCGACTGCTGCGCCGAGCTGATCCGGAAGGGCAAGGCCTATGTCTGCGGGCTTACGCAGGAGGAGTGGTCGAAGAACTACCGTGGCGCGCCACCGGCCCCGGGGAAGGAAAGTCCGTTTCGGAACCGGCCCGCCGGGGAGAGCCTGCGGCTCTTCGAGGAGATGCGCGCCGGGAAGCACGCGGACGGCACGCTCTGCGTCCGGGCGAAGATCGACATGACCTCGCCCAACCTGCACCTGCGCGATCCGGTCCTGTACCGCATCCTGCACGCCGAGCATCCCCACACGGGCAACGCGTGGTGCGTCTACCCGACCTACGACTTCGCGCATCCGCTCGAGGACGCCTTCGAGGGCATCACGCACTCGCTCTGCACGCTCGAGTTCGAGGTCCACCGCCCGCTCTACGACTGGGTGATCGAGAACCTCGACGGCCTGCCCTCGCGCCCGCGGCAGTACGAGTTCGCGCGGCTGAACCTGACCTACACGGTCATGAGCAAGCGGCGCCTGCTGGAGCTGGTGAACGAGGGCCGCGTGAAGGGCTGGGACGACCCGCGCATGCCGACGATCGGCGGGCTGCGCCGGCGCGGCTACACGCCGGAGGCGATCCGCGCCTTCGTCGAGGCCGTAGGCGTGACCAAGTTTGAGAGCCTTTCCGACGTCGCGCTGCTGGAACACTGCGTGCGCGACGACCTGAACAAGCGCGCCGCGCGCCGGCTGGCCGTGCTGAATCCGCGGCGGGTGATCATCGAGAACGCCGCCGACCTGCCCGCGAGCGTGAAGGCGGTCAACAACCCCGAGGATGAATCCGCGGGCGCGCGGGACGTGCCGATTTCCGGCGAGCTGTTCATCGAGGCGGACGACTTCATGGAAACCCCGCCGCCGAAGTATTTCCGGCTCACGCCGGGCGGCTCGGTGCGGATCCGGTACGCGGGCTTCCTGACCTGCCTGCGGGTCGAGGGCGATGCCGTGGTCTGCCGCTGGTCGCCGCCGGAGGCGAGCCTCAAGGTCAAGGGCACGATCCACTGGGTCAGCGCGAAGCATGCCGTGCCGGCGGAGATCCGGCTCTACGACCGGCTGTTCAACGTCGAGGATCCCATGGCGAAAGCCGCCGCCGAGGGCAAGGATTACCACGAGTTCCTGAATCCCGCCTCGATGCAGACTGTAGCCGGCTTCGTCGAAGCCGGCCTTGCCGGGGCGAAGCCCCTCGAGCATTTCCAATTCGAGCGCCTCGGTTACTTCAACGCCGACCCCGACTCCGCGCCCGGCAAGCCGGTCTTCAACCGGACCGTGACCCTGAAAGATTCATGGGCGAAGGAAGCAATGAGGGAGACAGAGCATGGGCGATCATCAAACAACACATCCCGCGAAGACAGACGGCATTGA